In Cyclopterus lumpus isolate fCycLum1 chromosome 9, fCycLum1.pri, whole genome shotgun sequence, a single genomic region encodes these proteins:
- the LOC117736766 gene encoding neurofilament heavy polypeptide-like isoform X2, translated as MSFTVDHHLFGPTSYRKARPAAVSSSGFHSQRRRLNYSQPPSVDGLDTFNGDMTRRNEKEILQTLNDRFAGYIDKVRNLEMHNRNLEAEAAALRQSQAGRASVGEHYERELGDLRGLLQQLTGEKTRATLEHEHLEEDIQHLRVKMDDEARNREEVEAAARTMKKYVDECRLARMELDKKLCALEEEAVFLKKNHEEEVAELLEQIHGAQVSFDMRDALKTDVTGALREIRAQLDGHASKSSTHAEEWFNVRMERLSEAARSNQGAIRGSQEEIIDYRRQLQSRTIELETLRGTKDSLERQCMENEDRHHDDLNSLQETINQLDNELKTTKWEMASQLKEYQALLNVKMALDIEIAAYRKLLEGEENRFLSGGGPYSYLESRISSHLKVKGEEISDTVIVEEQTDETQVTEVTEDADEEDEEEEKEEEEEEEEEEGEETKEEEEEVEEGEDKEEEGEGEGEEEKEEEKGEEKDEETVQEGEEKGEEEDAGEEEKSKSPAKAASPLPKSPAVKSPVSKSPPKSPAAKSPMPKSPAKSPVSKSPAGDESKSPVSKSPVGDESKSPVSKSPAGDESKSPVSKSPAGDESKSPVSKSPAGDESKSLVSKSPVSKSPVGDESKSLVSKSPVSKSPAGDESKSPPSKSPESKSPRPKTPEPKSPEKEKAQPAAAKDTPKEEQKEEKPQPVKEEKKEKEQPVKEEKKEPKDKEPEKADKADTKKESKEDEVPKMDDASKPAAPSKPSEDKPAPKSEPKESALLAKEEKPSAPKSEKAEPEPKPAAKAEPGKTEDKKEEKNPEEKSAPKSEPEKTESKKDEKKPEATKEASKEESKEVKEEGKAEKSSGTESKESKEEKAKK; from the exons ATGAGTTTCACGGTAGACCACCACCTCTTCGGCCCGACTTCGTACCGCAAGGCTCGGCCTGCCGCCGTGTCCTCCAGCGGCTTTCACTCCCAGCGCCGCCGCCTCAACTACAGCCAGCCACCCTCCGTGGACGGCTTGGACACCTTCAATGGCGACATGACACGGAGGAACGAGAAGGAGATTCTGCAGACTCTGAACGACCGGTTCGCCGGCTACATCGACAAGGTGCGCAACCTGGAGATGCACAACCGCAACTTGGAGGCGGAAGCGGCAGCTCTGCGGCAAAGCCAGGCGGGGCGCGCCTCCGTTGGGGAGCACTACGAGCGAGAGCTGGGCGACCTGAGGggtctcctgcagcagctgacCGGGGAGAAGACACGTGCAACTCTGGAGCACGAACACCTGGAGGAAGACATCCAGCACCTGCGGGTCAAGATGGATGATGAGGCGCGCAACCGGGAAGAGGTGGAGGCTGCCGCGCGCACCATGAAAAAGTACGTCGATGAGTGCCGGCTGGCGCGGATGGAGCTGGACAAGAAGCTGTGtgccctggaggaggaggctgttTTCCTGAAGAAGAACCACGAGGAAGAAGTGGCGGAGCTCCTCGAGCAGATTCATGGCGCGCAGGTGAGCTTCGACATGCGAGACGCTCTCAAGACGGACGTCACCGGCGCACTGCGAGAGATCCGCGCGCAGCTGGACGGTCACGCATCCAAGAGCTCAACTCACGCGGAGGAATGGTTCAACG TGCGTATGGAGCGTCTGTCTGAAGCCGCTAGGTCCAACCAAGGTGCAATTCGTGGAAGCCAGGAGGAGATCATAGACTACCGCCGTCAGCTCCAGAGCCGCACGATTGAGCTGGAGACCCTTCGGGGAACCAAGGATTCACTGGAGAGGCAGTGTATGGAAAATGAAGACAGACACCACGATGACCTCAACTCCCTACAG GAGACCATCAACCAGCTGGACAATGAGCTGAAAACCACCAAATGGGAGATGGCCAGCCAGCTGAAAGAATATCAGGCACTGCTGAATGTGAAGATGGCTTTAGATATTGAGATTGCTGCTTATAG gaagttactggagggagaggagaatcGCTTTTTGTCAGGAGGAGGTCCGTACTCTTACCTGGAGAGCAGAATCTCTTCCCACTTGAaagtgaaaggagaggagatcTCAGATACAGTCATAGTGGAGGAACAGACAGATGAGACCCAGGTGACAGAGGTGACAGAGGAtgcagatgaagaggacgaggaggaagagaaagaagaagaagaggaagaggaagaagaagaaggcgaggaaaccaaagaagaagaggaagaagttgaggaaggagaagataaggaggaggaaggagagggagagggagaagaagagaaggaggaagaaaagggagaggagaaggatgaggagacagttcaggagggagaggagaagggtgAGGAAGAAGATGCAGGTGAGGAAGAGAAATCCAAATCTCCAGCAAAGGCTGCGTCCCCTCTGCCTAAATCTCCTGCTGTCAAATCACCCGTCTCTAAATCCCCACCAAAATCCCCAGCAGCCAAATCCCCGATGCCCAAATCACCGGCTAAGTCACCTGTGTCAAAGTCTCCAGCAGGAG ATGAGTCAAAGTCCCCTGTGTCAAAGTCCCCGGTGGGAGATGAGTCAAAGTCCCCTGTGTCAAAATCTCCAGCAGGAGATGAGTCAAAGTCACCTGTGTCAAAGTCTCCAGCAGGAGATGAGTCAAAGTCCCCTGTGTCAAAGTCTCCAGCAGGAGATGAGTCAAAGTCACTTGTGTCAAAGTCCCCTGTGTCAAAGTCCCCGGTGGGAGATGAGTCAAAGTCACTTGTGTCAAAGTCCCCTGTGTCAAAGTCCCCGGCAGGAGATGAGTCAAAGTCCCCACCCAGTAAATCCCCTGAATCTAAATCTCCTCGTCCCAAGACCCCTGAACCAAAGTcaccagagaaagagaaggcCCAGCCTGCCGCTGCCAAAGACACACCTAAAGAGGAGCAAAAAGAGGAGAAGCCTCAGCCTgtcaaagaggagaagaaggagaaagaacaacctgtgaaggaggagaagaaagagccCAAGGATAAAGAGCCAGAGAAGGCAGACAAAGCTGAtacaaagaaagagagcaagGAAGATGAAGTGCCAAAGATGGATGATGCTTCGAAACCAGCTGCTCCCAGCAAGCCCTCAGAGGACAAACCAGCCCCCAAGTCTGAGCCTAAAGAGAGTGCTCTCCTTGCCAAGGAGGAGAAACCCTCTGCTCCTAAGTCAGAGAAGGCCGAGCCAGAGCCGAAGCCTGCCGCTAAGGCAGAGCCCGGAAAAACAGAGgacaagaaggaggagaagaatcCAGAGGAGAAGTCTGCACCTAAAAGTGAACCTGAGAAAACTGAGAGCAAGAAAGATGAGAAGAAGCCAGAGGCAACAAAGGAAGCAAGCAAAGAAGAGAGTAAGGAGGtaaaggaggaagggaaggcaGAGAAATCTTCTGGCACAGAGTCAAAGGAGAGCAAGGAAGAGAAGGCCAAGAAGTGA
- the LOC117736766 gene encoding neurofilament heavy polypeptide-like isoform X1, which produces MSFTVDHHLFGPTSYRKARPAAVSSSGFHSQRRRLNYSQPPSVDGLDTFNGDMTRRNEKEILQTLNDRFAGYIDKVRNLEMHNRNLEAEAAALRQSQAGRASVGEHYERELGDLRGLLQQLTGEKTRATLEHEHLEEDIQHLRVKMDDEARNREEVEAAARTMKKYVDECRLARMELDKKLCALEEEAVFLKKNHEEEVAELLEQIHGAQVSFDMRDALKTDVTGALREIRAQLDGHASKSSTHAEEWFNVRMERLSEAARSNQGAIRGSQEEIIDYRRQLQSRTIELETLRGTKDSLERQCMENEDRHHDDLNSLQETINQLDNELKTTKWEMASQLKEYQALLNVKMALDIEIAAYRKLLEGEENRFLSGGGPYSYLESRISSHLKVKGEEISDTVIVEEQTDETQVTEVTEDADEEDEEEEKEEEEEEEEEEGEETKEEEEEVEEGEDKEEEGEGEGEEEKEEEKGEEKDEETVQEGEEKGEEEDAGEEEKSKSPAKAASPLPKSPAVKSPVSKSPPKSPAAKSPMPKSPAKSPVSKSPAGDESKSPVSKSPVGDESKSPVSKSPAGDESKSPVSKSPVGDESKSPVSKSPAGDESKSPVSKSPAGDESKSPVSKSPAGDESKSLVSKSPVSKSPVGDESKSLVSKSPVSKSPAGDESKSPPSKSPESKSPRPKTPEPKSPEKEKAQPAAAKDTPKEEQKEEKPQPVKEEKKEKEQPVKEEKKEPKDKEPEKADKADTKKESKEDEVPKMDDASKPAAPSKPSEDKPAPKSEPKESALLAKEEKPSAPKSEKAEPEPKPAAKAEPGKTEDKKEEKNPEEKSAPKSEPEKTESKKDEKKPEATKEASKEESKEVKEEGKAEKSSGTESKESKEEKAKK; this is translated from the exons ATGAGTTTCACGGTAGACCACCACCTCTTCGGCCCGACTTCGTACCGCAAGGCTCGGCCTGCCGCCGTGTCCTCCAGCGGCTTTCACTCCCAGCGCCGCCGCCTCAACTACAGCCAGCCACCCTCCGTGGACGGCTTGGACACCTTCAATGGCGACATGACACGGAGGAACGAGAAGGAGATTCTGCAGACTCTGAACGACCGGTTCGCCGGCTACATCGACAAGGTGCGCAACCTGGAGATGCACAACCGCAACTTGGAGGCGGAAGCGGCAGCTCTGCGGCAAAGCCAGGCGGGGCGCGCCTCCGTTGGGGAGCACTACGAGCGAGAGCTGGGCGACCTGAGGggtctcctgcagcagctgacCGGGGAGAAGACACGTGCAACTCTGGAGCACGAACACCTGGAGGAAGACATCCAGCACCTGCGGGTCAAGATGGATGATGAGGCGCGCAACCGGGAAGAGGTGGAGGCTGCCGCGCGCACCATGAAAAAGTACGTCGATGAGTGCCGGCTGGCGCGGATGGAGCTGGACAAGAAGCTGTGtgccctggaggaggaggctgttTTCCTGAAGAAGAACCACGAGGAAGAAGTGGCGGAGCTCCTCGAGCAGATTCATGGCGCGCAGGTGAGCTTCGACATGCGAGACGCTCTCAAGACGGACGTCACCGGCGCACTGCGAGAGATCCGCGCGCAGCTGGACGGTCACGCATCCAAGAGCTCAACTCACGCGGAGGAATGGTTCAACG TGCGTATGGAGCGTCTGTCTGAAGCCGCTAGGTCCAACCAAGGTGCAATTCGTGGAAGCCAGGAGGAGATCATAGACTACCGCCGTCAGCTCCAGAGCCGCACGATTGAGCTGGAGACCCTTCGGGGAACCAAGGATTCACTGGAGAGGCAGTGTATGGAAAATGAAGACAGACACCACGATGACCTCAACTCCCTACAG GAGACCATCAACCAGCTGGACAATGAGCTGAAAACCACCAAATGGGAGATGGCCAGCCAGCTGAAAGAATATCAGGCACTGCTGAATGTGAAGATGGCTTTAGATATTGAGATTGCTGCTTATAG gaagttactggagggagaggagaatcGCTTTTTGTCAGGAGGAGGTCCGTACTCTTACCTGGAGAGCAGAATCTCTTCCCACTTGAaagtgaaaggagaggagatcTCAGATACAGTCATAGTGGAGGAACAGACAGATGAGACCCAGGTGACAGAGGTGACAGAGGAtgcagatgaagaggacgaggaggaagagaaagaagaagaagaggaagaggaagaagaagaaggcgaggaaaccaaagaagaagaggaagaagttgaggaaggagaagataaggaggaggaaggagagggagagggagaagaagagaaggaggaagaaaagggagaggagaaggatgaggagacagttcaggagggagaggagaagggtgAGGAAGAAGATGCAGGTGAGGAAGAGAAATCCAAATCTCCAGCAAAGGCTGCGTCCCCTCTGCCTAAATCTCCTGCTGTCAAATCACCCGTCTCTAAATCCCCACCAAAATCCCCAGCAGCCAAATCCCCGATGCCCAAATCACCGGCTAAGTCACCTGTGTCAAAGTCTCCAGCAGGAGATGAGTCAAAGTCCCCTGTGTCAAAGTCCCCGGTGGGAGATGAGTCAAAGTCCCCTGTGTCAAAGTCTCCAGCAGGAGATGAGTCAAAGTCCCCTGTGTCAAAGTCCCCGGTGGGAGATGAGTCAAAGTCCCCTGTGTCAAAATCTCCAGCAGGAGATGAGTCAAAGTCACCTGTGTCAAAGTCTCCAGCAGGAGATGAGTCAAAGTCCCCTGTGTCAAAGTCTCCAGCAGGAGATGAGTCAAAGTCACTTGTGTCAAAGTCCCCTGTGTCAAAGTCCCCGGTGGGAGATGAGTCAAAGTCACTTGTGTCAAAGTCCCCTGTGTCAAAGTCCCCGGCAGGAGATGAGTCAAAGTCCCCACCCAGTAAATCCCCTGAATCTAAATCTCCTCGTCCCAAGACCCCTGAACCAAAGTcaccagagaaagagaaggcCCAGCCTGCCGCTGCCAAAGACACACCTAAAGAGGAGCAAAAAGAGGAGAAGCCTCAGCCTgtcaaagaggagaagaaggagaaagaacaacctgtgaaggaggagaagaaagagccCAAGGATAAAGAGCCAGAGAAGGCAGACAAAGCTGAtacaaagaaagagagcaagGAAGATGAAGTGCCAAAGATGGATGATGCTTCGAAACCAGCTGCTCCCAGCAAGCCCTCAGAGGACAAACCAGCCCCCAAGTCTGAGCCTAAAGAGAGTGCTCTCCTTGCCAAGGAGGAGAAACCCTCTGCTCCTAAGTCAGAGAAGGCCGAGCCAGAGCCGAAGCCTGCCGCTAAGGCAGAGCCCGGAAAAACAGAGgacaagaaggaggagaagaatcCAGAGGAGAAGTCTGCACCTAAAAGTGAACCTGAGAAAACTGAGAGCAAGAAAGATGAGAAGAAGCCAGAGGCAACAAAGGAAGCAAGCAAAGAAGAGAGTAAGGAGGtaaaggaggaagggaaggcaGAGAAATCTTCTGGCACAGAGTCAAAGGAGAGCAAGGAAGAGAAGGCCAAGAAGTGA